A stretch of the Amycolatopsis sp. BJA-103 genome encodes the following:
- a CDS encoding anti-sigma factor, with protein MTMPEMHTLTGAYAVDALSDLERAQFQRHLGECASCAQEVLELQMTATRLGAALAEDPPPELKRRVLAEAMATRQQPPKTRFETGERVKDRRRAPRWAIAAAAAAIVGLAGTAVFGGIAYDNHTQLTAAREQAARAADRYAPVADVLAAADLRTGHADASVGGGGTVMMSRSKDRLVFMAAQLRRNDPGRTYQAWFMSPGAAPKPAGLISGGQDGALLVADGLGGAEQFALSVEQAGGSPTGSPSQDVVMVMSMPT; from the coding sequence ATGACGATGCCCGAAATGCACACGCTCACCGGGGCCTACGCCGTCGACGCACTGTCCGATTTGGAGCGTGCCCAGTTCCAGCGGCACCTCGGCGAGTGCGCTTCGTGCGCACAAGAGGTCCTCGAACTGCAGATGACCGCGACCCGGCTCGGTGCCGCCCTGGCCGAAGACCCGCCGCCCGAGCTCAAGCGCCGCGTGCTCGCGGAGGCGATGGCGACCCGGCAGCAGCCGCCGAAGACCCGCTTCGAAACCGGAGAGCGCGTCAAGGACCGCCGCCGCGCCCCGCGCTGGGCGATCGCCGCGGCCGCGGCGGCGATCGTCGGGCTGGCGGGCACCGCCGTGTTCGGCGGGATCGCCTACGACAACCACACGCAGCTGACCGCCGCGCGGGAACAGGCGGCGCGGGCCGCGGATCGGTACGCGCCGGTCGCCGACGTCCTCGCGGCCGCCGATCTCCGGACCGGCCACGCCGACGCGTCCGTCGGGGGCGGGGGGACGGTGATGATGTCGCGCTCGAAGGACCGGCTCGTCTTCATGGCTGCCCAGCTGCGGAGGAACGACCCGGGCCGGACCTACCAGGCCTGGTTCATGTCCCCGGGTGCCGCGCCGAAGCCCGCCGGGCTCATTTCCGGTGGTCAGGACGGTGCGCTGCTGGTCGCCGACGGACTCGGCGGGGCCGAGCAGTTCGCGCTGAGCGTCGAGCAGGCGGGCGGATCACCGACCGGATCACCGTCGCAGGACGTCGTCATGGTCATGTCCATGCCGACCTGA
- the wag31 gene encoding DivIVA-like cell division protein Wag31, with the protein MSLTPADVHNVAFSKPPIGKRGYNEDEVDAFLDLVETELARLIEDNNELRQQVEQLDNELETTRGELENAKAGPVGPPPQVRDEPSRRLAPVPPPQSAMEQTQAHSMVPDNGEPNVQAAKVLGLAQEMADRLTAEAKTESDGMLAEARTKSEQLLSDARSKSDSMVNEARTRAETMLNDARTRAETLERQARDKATTMEREAQRKYTETMNNMNAEKGSLGKKIEELRTIEREYRTRLRGFLESQLRELDDRGSAAPASASSSNSGQPASSSGGGQGYSFGPRAEAG; encoded by the coding sequence ATGTCGTTGACCCCCGCTGACGTGCATAACGTCGCGTTCAGCAAGCCGCCCATAGGCAAAAGGGGCTACAACGAGGACGAGGTGGACGCGTTCCTCGACCTGGTGGAGACCGAGCTTGCCCGGTTGATCGAGGACAACAACGAGCTGCGGCAGCAGGTCGAACAGCTCGACAACGAGCTCGAGACCACCCGTGGTGAGCTCGAGAACGCCAAGGCGGGACCAGTCGGCCCGCCGCCACAGGTGCGCGACGAGCCGTCGCGTCGCCTGGCCCCGGTGCCGCCGCCGCAGTCGGCGATGGAGCAGACCCAGGCCCACTCGATGGTGCCGGACAACGGGGAGCCCAACGTCCAGGCCGCGAAGGTGCTCGGACTGGCGCAGGAAATGGCCGACCGGCTCACCGCCGAGGCCAAGACCGAGTCGGACGGCATGCTCGCCGAAGCCCGGACCAAGTCCGAGCAGCTGCTTTCGGACGCGCGGTCCAAGTCGGACTCGATGGTGAACGAGGCGCGTACGCGTGCCGAGACCATGCTGAACGACGCGCGAACCCGTGCCGAGACCTTGGAGCGCCAGGCGCGCGACAAGGCGACGACCATGGAGCGCGAGGCTCAGCGCAAGTACACCGAGACCATGAACAACATGAACGCGGAGAAGGGCTCGCTGGGCAAGAAGATCGAAGAGCTGCGCACGATCGAGCGGGAATACCGCACGAGGCTGCGCGGGTTCCTCGAGTCCCAGCTGCGTGAGCTCGACGACCGTGGTTCGGCCGCTCCTGCCTCGGCGTCTTCGTCGAACTCGGGACAGCCGGCGTCGTCCTCGGGCGGCGGACAGGGCTACTCGTTCGGTCCTCGGGCCGAAGCGGGCTGA
- a CDS encoding DUF1365 domain-containing protein → MVTVMAVLYDSTVAHVRRNDPPISFAHRVYLWLIDLDAPPKLPKWLQPFARFDSRDHFAPEDTSSIRSKLDRWLAARGVDLQGGRVLMLAGARMLGHNFNPITLYWCHRPDGELECVVAEVHNTYRGRHAYLLRPDADGNAHADKEFYVSPFQSMDGEYRMEVPRPESLLSVKIALRQGGETPLTASLRGVRRPATAKWLVHMLITRPLMPHRVSALIRRHGVKLWLKKAPLTRRTPQTAGGRLDG, encoded by the coding sequence ATGGTGACCGTCATGGCCGTGCTCTACGACTCCACGGTGGCGCATGTCCGGCGCAACGATCCGCCGATCTCGTTCGCCCACCGCGTCTATCTGTGGCTCATCGACCTCGACGCGCCGCCGAAACTTCCGAAGTGGCTCCAGCCCTTCGCCCGCTTCGACTCGCGAGACCACTTCGCGCCCGAAGACACCTCCAGCATCCGGTCCAAATTGGACCGCTGGCTCGCGGCGCGCGGCGTCGATCTCCAAGGCGGCCGGGTGCTGATGCTGGCGGGCGCGCGCATGCTCGGGCACAACTTCAACCCGATCACCCTCTACTGGTGTCACCGGCCCGACGGTGAACTCGAATGCGTCGTCGCCGAGGTCCACAACACCTACCGGGGCAGGCACGCGTATCTCCTGCGTCCCGACGCCGACGGGAACGCCCACGCGGACAAGGAGTTCTACGTCTCGCCGTTCCAGTCGATGGACGGCGAGTACCGGATGGAGGTGCCGCGGCCGGAGTCGCTGCTCTCGGTCAAGATCGCCCTCCGCCAGGGCGGGGAGACGCCGCTGACAGCGTCGCTGCGCGGGGTGCGGCGCCCCGCCACCGCCAAATGGCTCGTGCACATGCTGATCACCCGTCCGCTCATGCCGCACCGGGTCTCCGCGCTGATCCGGCGGCACGGGGTCAAACTGTGGTTGAAGAAGGCGCCGCTGACCCGGCGGACGCCACAGACGGCCGGAGGCAGGCTTGATGGATGA
- a CDS encoding YggS family pyridoxal phosphate-dependent enzyme, with protein sequence MSDARKAELAASLAEVEERIGAACKAAGRDRDDVRLLAVTKTFPALDAALLADLGALDLAENRDQEAGAKAEEVAGLRPDARVRWHMVGSLQRNKARSVVRWADEVQSVDSERLAEALAKATRSALDSGQRDQPLDVLIQVSLDDDPKRGGTRVNELDQLAERIAHVGDIRLRGLMAVAPLGIDPAEAFEKLARASERLRADHPNAREISAGMSNDLEQAIAHGSTCVRVGTALLGGRGLASP encoded by the coding sequence GTGAGTGACGCGCGAAAGGCGGAACTCGCCGCCTCCCTTGCCGAAGTGGAAGAACGGATCGGCGCCGCGTGCAAGGCCGCCGGCCGGGACCGCGACGACGTCCGGTTGCTCGCGGTCACCAAGACCTTTCCCGCGCTCGACGCCGCGCTGCTCGCCGACCTCGGCGCGCTCGACCTCGCCGAGAACCGCGATCAGGAGGCGGGCGCGAAGGCCGAAGAGGTCGCCGGGCTGCGCCCGGACGCCCGCGTCCGCTGGCACATGGTCGGCAGTCTCCAGCGGAACAAGGCTCGCTCGGTCGTGCGCTGGGCCGACGAGGTGCAGTCCGTCGACTCCGAACGCCTCGCCGAAGCGCTCGCGAAAGCGACCAGGTCGGCGCTCGATTCCGGGCAACGCGATCAGCCGTTGGACGTCCTCATTCAAGTAAGCCTCGATGACGATCCGAAGCGCGGGGGCACTCGGGTGAACGAGTTGGACCAGCTGGCGGAGCGAATAGCCCATGTGGGTGATATTCGCCTCCGAGGGCTTATGGCGGTCGCTCCGCTGGGTATTGACCCGGCAGAGGCGTTCGAGAAGCTCGCTCGTGCGTCGGAACGTCTTCGGGCAGATCACCCAAATGCCCGTGAGATCTCCGCCGGAATGAGCAATGATCTCGAGCAGGCGATCGCGCACGGCTCGACCTGTGTGCGTGTCGGAACCGCGTTGCTCGGTGGACGCGGTTTAGCCTCGCCCTAG
- a CDS encoding YggT family protein, producing the protein MLLVVWYVLFAFWLLLTARIVVELVRAFAREWRPAGGVAVTLETIYTVTDPPVRLFRRIIPTVRIGGVGLDLSIMVLLLVVFFAMQLATPG; encoded by the coding sequence GTGTTGCTGGTCGTCTGGTACGTGCTGTTCGCTTTCTGGCTCCTGCTGACGGCACGGATCGTCGTCGAACTCGTGCGTGCTTTCGCTCGCGAGTGGCGTCCTGCCGGAGGGGTTGCGGTAACGCTCGAGACCATCTACACAGTGACCGACCCACCGGTTCGTCTGTTCAGACGAATCATCCCGACCGTACGAATCGGCGGCGTCGGACTGGACTTATCGATTATGGTGCTGCTGTTGGTTGTGTTCTTTGCGATGCAGCTGGCAACGCCAGGGTGA
- a CDS encoding NAD(P)/FAD-dependent oxidoreductase: MMPRFTRSNPARPLFRIPFVHTKGQRIGVIGSGVAGLTAAYLLQRRYEVLLFEAEDRLGGHAHTHDVPSAHGGTVGVDSGFIVHNERTYPNLLRLFAELGVATRDTEMSMSIRCDGCGLQYAGAKGLKGLFAQPRNVARGRYLRMLADVKRFHLHAKRVLDSPEAGDVTLGAFLAIGGYTKYFVDHFMLPVVSTVWSADRNDTLKYPARYLFEFLRNHGMLSVGGSPSWRTVVGGSREYVDLAAKQLTAVHLSTPVRSVKRTARGIEVRDDADTRHRVDKVVLATHADQALKLLASPTEAERDVLGSFRYSSNEAWLHTDTGVLPTAEAARAGWNYATPFCGANHGAVQVSYDMNRLMRLDEPTGYVVTLNPGTAPDDGSVLAKMTYEHPVYTPESVAAQRRLPELNDDTVAFAGAYHGWGFHEDGCASGVRAAENFGVRW; encoded by the coding sequence ATGATGCCCCGGTTCACCCGGTCCAATCCGGCCCGGCCCCTGTTCCGAATCCCTTTCGTGCACACCAAGGGTCAACGCATCGGAGTCATCGGCAGCGGCGTCGCCGGCCTCACGGCCGCCTACCTGCTGCAACGCCGCTACGAAGTGCTGCTGTTCGAAGCCGAAGACAGGCTGGGCGGGCACGCGCACACCCACGACGTCCCGAGCGCGCACGGCGGCACCGTCGGCGTCGACTCCGGGTTCATCGTGCACAACGAGCGCACCTACCCGAACCTGCTCCGGCTGTTCGCCGAACTGGGCGTCGCCACCCGCGACACCGAGATGTCGATGAGCATCCGCTGCGACGGCTGTGGCCTCCAGTACGCCGGCGCCAAGGGCCTGAAGGGCCTGTTCGCCCAGCCGCGCAACGTCGCCCGGGGGCGCTACCTGCGGATGCTCGCCGACGTCAAACGCTTCCACCTGCACGCGAAGCGCGTCCTCGACTCTCCCGAGGCCGGAGACGTCACCCTCGGCGCGTTCCTCGCGATCGGCGGGTACACGAAGTACTTCGTCGACCACTTCATGCTCCCGGTCGTTTCGACCGTCTGGTCGGCCGACCGGAACGACACGCTCAAGTACCCCGCGCGCTACCTGTTCGAATTCCTGCGCAACCACGGGATGCTGTCGGTCGGCGGGTCCCCGAGCTGGCGCACCGTCGTCGGCGGCTCCCGCGAGTACGTCGATCTCGCCGCCAAGCAGCTGACGGCCGTGCACCTGTCGACACCGGTCCGCTCGGTCAAGCGCACCGCGCGCGGGATCGAGGTCCGCGACGACGCCGACACCCGGCACCGGGTCGACAAGGTCGTCCTGGCCACCCACGCGGATCAGGCGCTGAAGCTGCTCGCGTCGCCGACCGAGGCCGAGCGCGACGTCCTCGGCTCGTTCCGGTACTCCAGCAACGAGGCCTGGCTGCACACCGACACCGGTGTGCTCCCGACGGCGGAAGCGGCGCGCGCGGGCTGGAACTACGCCACCCCGTTCTGTGGTGCCAACCATGGCGCGGTCCAGGTGTCCTACGACATGAACCGCCTCATGCGGCTCGACGAGCCGACCGGCTACGTCGTCACGCTCAACCCCGGCACCGCCCCCGACGACGGTTCGGTGCTGGCCAAGATGACCTACGAACACCCCGTCTACACCCCGGAATCGGTGGCCGCCCAGCGCCGCCTGCCCGAGCTGAACGACGACACGGTCGCCTTCGCGGGCGCCTATCATGGGTGGGGATTCCACGAGGACGGCTGCGCGTCCGGTGTCCGCGCGGCCGAGAACTTCGGGGTGCGATGGTGA
- the pgeF gene encoding peptidoglycan editing factor PgeF gives MRVRRVVTTRAGGASRPPYDTFNLGDHVGDDAGDVFANRKRLATELGLAEDRLAWMEQVHGRTATVVDGGETSAAEATDALVTAEAGLALVVLVADCVPLMLADVEAGVVAAVHAGRVGARVGVVPAAVEAMRSLGADPARTEALLGPAICGDCYEVPADMAADVEKHVPGSACKTRKGTPGLDLRAGLWRQLADLGVGKIGVDPRCTNEDKTLFSFRRDGTTGRIAGMTWLDAS, from the coding sequence TTGCGGGTACGGCGGGTCGTCACGACAAGGGCCGGCGGGGCTTCCCGGCCGCCTTACGACACCTTCAACCTCGGTGATCACGTCGGTGACGACGCGGGCGACGTCTTCGCCAACCGCAAACGTCTCGCCACCGAACTCGGCCTCGCCGAGGACAGGCTGGCGTGGATGGAGCAGGTCCACGGCCGTACCGCCACCGTCGTCGACGGTGGCGAGACTTCCGCCGCCGAAGCGACCGACGCTCTCGTCACCGCCGAGGCGGGTCTCGCCCTCGTGGTGCTCGTCGCCGATTGCGTTCCCCTCATGCTGGCCGACGTCGAAGCCGGTGTGGTCGCCGCCGTGCACGCGGGCCGCGTCGGTGCTCGCGTCGGCGTCGTCCCCGCCGCGGTCGAGGCGATGCGCTCGCTCGGCGCCGACCCGGCCCGCACCGAAGCACTGCTCGGCCCCGCGATCTGCGGCGACTGCTACGAAGTTCCCGCCGACATGGCGGCCGACGTCGAAAAGCACGTGCCCGGCAGCGCCTGCAAAACCCGGAAGGGCACCCCGGGTCTCGATCTCCGCGCCGGGCTCTGGCGGCAGCTCGCCGACCTCGGCGTCGGCAAGATCGGCGTCGATCCGCGCTGCACCAACGAAGACAAGACGCTTTTCAGCTTCCGCCGCGACGGCACCACCGGCCGGATCGCGGGCATGACGTGGCTGGACGCGTCGTGA
- the ftsZ gene encoding cell division protein FtsZ, with protein MTPPHNYLAVIKVVGIGGGGVNAVNRMIEVGLKGVEFIAVNTDAQALLMSDADVKLDIGRELTRGLGAGAAPEVGQKAAEDHREEIEEVIKGADMVFVTAGEGGGTGTGGAPVVAQIARKLGALTIGVVTRPFTFEGKRRSKQAEDGIQQLRNECDTLIVIPNDRLLQLGDIGVSLMDAFRSADEVLLSGVQGITDLITTPGLINLDFADVKSVMSGAGSALMGIGSARGEGRAIQAAEKAINSPLLEASMDGAHGALLSIAGGSDLGLFEINEAASLVQESAHPDANIIFGTIIDDSLGDEVRVTVIAAGFDAGTPTHKKLDPSTFGSRSNSTASAQAGQVNGGGATPVQSPPSGATPVPSTGSNGYPVAPPRTHTPMPSSRNEGNGSLTGGLPQSGGGSRGYSPIGSNSTHGSLPSRATPVHDDPSDDEVDVPPFMRR; from the coding sequence ATGACGCCCCCGCACAACTACCTTGCGGTGATCAAGGTCGTCGGTATCGGCGGCGGCGGAGTGAACGCCGTGAACCGCATGATCGAGGTCGGCCTCAAGGGTGTCGAGTTCATCGCGGTGAACACCGACGCACAGGCACTGCTCATGTCCGACGCCGACGTCAAGCTCGACATCGGCCGGGAACTGACCCGCGGCCTCGGTGCCGGCGCCGCCCCCGAGGTGGGGCAGAAGGCCGCCGAAGACCACCGCGAAGAGATCGAAGAGGTCATCAAGGGCGCCGACATGGTGTTCGTGACCGCGGGTGAGGGTGGTGGCACCGGCACCGGTGGCGCTCCCGTCGTCGCCCAGATCGCCCGCAAACTCGGCGCCCTGACCATCGGCGTCGTCACCCGCCCCTTCACCTTCGAGGGCAAGCGCCGCAGCAAGCAGGCCGAAGACGGCATCCAGCAGCTGCGCAACGAATGCGACACCCTGATCGTCATCCCGAACGACCGGCTGCTGCAGCTGGGCGACATCGGCGTCTCGCTGATGGACGCCTTCCGCTCGGCGGACGAGGTCCTCCTTTCGGGTGTCCAGGGCATCACCGATCTGATCACCACGCCGGGTCTGATCAACCTGGACTTCGCCGACGTCAAGAGCGTCATGTCCGGCGCGGGCTCCGCGCTGATGGGCATCGGCTCGGCGCGTGGCGAAGGCCGGGCTATCCAGGCGGCGGAGAAGGCGATCAACTCGCCGCTGCTGGAAGCGTCGATGGACGGGGCGCACGGCGCGCTGCTGTCGATCGCGGGCGGGTCGGACCTCGGCCTGTTCGAGATCAACGAAGCCGCGTCGCTGGTGCAGGAGTCCGCGCACCCCGACGCGAACATCATCTTCGGGACGATCATCGACGACTCGCTCGGCGACGAGGTCCGGGTCACCGTGATCGCGGCCGGTTTCGACGCCGGCACGCCGACCCACAAGAAGCTCGACCCGTCGACCTTCGGTTCCCGGTCGAACTCGACCGCGTCCGCCCAGGCGGGTCAGGTCAACGGTGGCGGGGCGACGCCGGTGCAGAGCCCGCCCTCGGGTGCCACGCCGGTGCCGTCGACGGGTTCTAACGGCTACCCGGTCGCGCCGCCGCGCACGCACACGCCGATGCCGTCCTCCCGCAACGAGGGCAACGGCTCGCTGACCGGCGGGCTTCCGCAGTCCGGCGGCGGTTCGCGCGGGTACTCGCCGATCGGGTCGAACTCGACCCACGGCAGCCTGCCCAGCCGGGCCACCCCGGTGCACGACGACCCGTCGGACGACGAAGTCGACGTTCCGCCCTTCATGCGGCGGTAA
- a CDS encoding FUSC family protein, with protein sequence MKGPGLLVVVLVVLGGVSGLGFLLGLGNAATLAALTALFCLIAAVGGPLWADLRLLAWFAPAMVLAVGVPRLLGAVSQWAAIGLLVVIVVFAGLLPALGARFVTVGLGLGMASLFGYGFQLTGTASAGQVLGAPALAVGVVLLLRVLMGAKDPAKPTRDALADALAAGTSETQERAARLWLADRPRRWTAGVLGGMFRYRAATGLLEIRGKRLDNPEIGETLDAAREEATRLADAVRSARAPEDVEPVRRKEPAELPGATARLVTALWDSLETVRAAATERDESRVDVPKGLRNELRRIELSGAFSWQSPQFRHAIRCGLGVALALVVASFRPGDPLTVSFLLGTFAIMQPEWRDSLSKAWQRIGGSLGGAVVLTLVLWLLPQGFLLPIGLVALLGGFSVMRTRPAVFNGCMVLMSVGMNATTRHLDPRYVLVEYLLLMVLAGAIALLFGFAAIPGVPKPGPAERFGTAVGATRALLGSVGRKLRGEDVDPRTLGREFRAAAIAHHGLLAAEPGTKEPAPGQRDALENAAEALRGLSVTASSLLLRPGTAGAANAVEEAARTLGTEEAAEIPVPRDADEEQRLVLDTIAADVVSVGEAAQTLKSA encoded by the coding sequence ATGAAAGGGCCCGGACTCCTCGTCGTCGTACTGGTGGTCCTCGGCGGTGTCAGCGGGCTCGGGTTCCTGCTGGGGCTGGGCAACGCGGCCACCCTGGCGGCCCTCACCGCGCTCTTCTGTCTCATCGCGGCGGTCGGCGGGCCGCTCTGGGCGGATTTGCGGCTGTTGGCGTGGTTCGCGCCCGCGATGGTCCTCGCGGTCGGTGTGCCACGGCTGCTGGGGGCGGTGTCGCAGTGGGCCGCGATCGGCCTGCTGGTGGTGATCGTGGTGTTCGCCGGGTTGTTGCCCGCGCTCGGGGCGCGGTTCGTCACGGTCGGGCTGGGGCTCGGGATGGCGTCGCTGTTCGGGTACGGCTTCCAGTTGACGGGGACGGCGTCGGCGGGGCAGGTGCTCGGCGCGCCCGCGCTCGCGGTGGGGGTCGTGCTTCTGTTGCGGGTGCTGATGGGCGCGAAGGATCCGGCCAAGCCGACCCGGGACGCGCTGGCCGACGCGCTCGCGGCGGGCACTTCCGAAACGCAGGAGCGGGCGGCGAGGCTCTGGCTCGCGGACCGTCCTCGGCGCTGGACGGCCGGGGTGCTCGGCGGCATGTTCCGGTACCGGGCGGCGACGGGGTTGCTCGAGATCCGCGGGAAACGGTTGGACAACCCGGAAATCGGTGAAACCCTCGACGCCGCCAGGGAAGAAGCCACCAGGCTCGCCGACGCGGTGCGCTCGGCGCGGGCACCGGAAGACGTCGAGCCGGTGCGGCGCAAGGAACCCGCCGAGTTGCCCGGTGCCACGGCGAGGCTCGTCACCGCGCTCTGGGACTCTCTCGAAACCGTCCGGGCGGCGGCGACCGAGCGCGACGAGTCGCGTGTGGACGTTCCGAAGGGACTTCGGAACGAGCTGCGCCGGATCGAGCTGAGCGGCGCGTTTTCCTGGCAGTCACCGCAGTTCCGGCACGCGATCCGCTGCGGGCTCGGGGTGGCGCTGGCGCTCGTCGTCGCGAGTTTCCGGCCCGGCGACCCGCTCACCGTGTCCTTCCTGCTCGGCACTTTCGCCATCATGCAACCGGAATGGCGTGACAGCCTCAGCAAGGCCTGGCAGCGCATCGGCGGTTCTCTCGGCGGCGCCGTCGTGCTCACCCTCGTCCTTTGGCTTCTGCCGCAAGGGTTTCTGCTGCCGATCGGGCTCGTCGCACTACTCGGCGGATTCTCCGTCATGCGGACGCGCCCGGCGGTGTTCAACGGTTGCATGGTGCTGATGTCGGTCGGCATGAACGCGACGACCAGGCATCTCGACCCGCGTTACGTGCTCGTCGAGTACCTGCTCTTGATGGTCCTCGCCGGCGCCATCGCCCTGCTCTTCGGATTCGCCGCGATCCCCGGTGTGCCGAAACCCGGTCCGGCGGAACGCTTCGGGACCGCGGTCGGCGCCACCCGCGCCCTGCTCGGCTCGGTCGGGCGGAAACTGCGCGGCGAGGACGTCGACCCGCGGACGCTCGGCCGTGAGTTCCGCGCCGCCGCCATCGCGCATCACGGCTTGCTCGCCGCGGAGCCGGGCACCAAGGAACCCGCGCCGGGGCAACGGGACGCGTTGGAGAACGCGGCCGAGGCCTTGCGCGGCCTGTCCGTCACGGCGTCGTCGCTCTTGCTGCGTCCCGGAACGGCCGGAGCCGCGAACGCCGTCGAAGAGGCGGCACGGACACTCGGGACCGAAGAAGCGGCCGAAATCCCTGTGCCGCGGGATGCCGACGAAGAACAACGGCTGGTGCTCGACACGATCGCCGCCGACGTGGTCTCGGTCGGCGAGGCGGCTCAGACGCTCAAAAGCGCCTAG
- the sigK gene encoding ECF RNA polymerase sigma factor SigK, whose translation MDESARPRRMAPVPTTDGEPAGPTSEELLVRVAKGDERAFDVLYDRLAGPVLGLVRRILRDVAQSEEVTQEVMVELWRTAARYSPERGSALNWAMTLAHRRAVDRVRSARASSDREVKATFEAARARPFDEVAEAVAARWERSQVRRCLTSLTELQRESVLLAYYQGYTYREVAEVLQTPHGTIKTRLRDGLIRLRDCLGVTA comes from the coding sequence ATGGATGAATCGGCACGTCCACGCCGGATGGCGCCCGTTCCCACGACGGACGGCGAACCGGCGGGCCCGACGTCCGAGGAGCTGCTCGTCCGGGTCGCGAAGGGGGACGAGAGGGCCTTCGACGTGCTGTACGACCGGCTCGCCGGTCCGGTCCTAGGCCTGGTGCGGCGAATCCTCCGTGACGTCGCGCAGTCCGAAGAGGTCACTCAGGAGGTCATGGTGGAGCTGTGGCGCACTGCCGCGCGCTACTCCCCGGAGCGGGGGAGCGCGCTGAACTGGGCCATGACGCTCGCGCACCGCCGTGCCGTCGACCGTGTCCGTTCGGCTCGGGCCAGCTCGGACCGCGAGGTCAAGGCGACTTTCGAAGCCGCACGGGCCCGGCCCTTCGACGAGGTGGCCGAGGCCGTCGCGGCCCGCTGGGAACGTTCGCAGGTGCGCCGCTGCCTGACCAGCCTGACCGAGCTGCAACGGGAATCCGTGTTGCTCGCCTACTACCAGGGCTATACCTATCGCGAGGTCGCAGAGGTGCTGCAGACCCCGCACGGAACCATCAAGACTCGACTCCGGGACGGCCTGATCAGGCTCCGGGACTGTTTGGGGGTGACGGCATGA
- a CDS encoding cell division protein SepF, with amino-acid sequence MSALQKLKAYFGMVPADEDGYDVEDDYRRGYAEDEYDYDDEPPARSRGGRYREVDDTYDEPVARTRSRSVPSPEPAVHGALAMDRQPEPVARLRPVTEPVRPAVRDPLSRITTLHPTSYAEARAIGEHYREGIPVIMNLTEMENADAKRLVDFAAGLAFALRGSMDKVTNKVFLLSPPDVDVTAEDRRRIAEGGLFLRG; translated from the coding sequence ATGAGCGCGCTGCAGAAGCTGAAGGCCTACTTCGGGATGGTGCCCGCGGACGAAGACGGCTATGACGTCGAGGATGACTACCGGCGAGGTTACGCCGAAGACGAGTACGACTACGACGATGAGCCGCCTGCCCGGTCGCGGGGTGGACGCTACCGGGAAGTCGATGACACTTATGACGAGCCTGTCGCCCGGACTCGGTCACGCTCCGTGCCCAGTCCGGAGCCGGCGGTCCACGGGGCCTTGGCGATGGATCGCCAGCCCGAACCGGTCGCACGGCTGCGTCCGGTGACGGAACCGGTCCGTCCGGCCGTCCGTGACCCGCTGAGCCGGATCACGACGCTGCACCCGACGAGCTACGCGGAGGCGCGGGCGATCGGCGAGCACTATCGCGAAGGCATCCCGGTGATCATGAACCTCACCGAGATGGAGAACGCGGACGCGAAGCGTCTCGTCGACTTCGCCGCGGGGCTCGCTTTCGCGTTGCGCGGATCGATGGACAAGGTCACCAACAAGGTGTTCCTTCTCTCACCGCCCGATGTGGACGTCACCGCGGAGGACCGTCGGCGGATTGCCGAAGGCGGATTATTCCTGCGCGGCTGA